In the genome of Aedes aegypti strain LVP_AGWG chromosome 2, AaegL5.0 Primary Assembly, whole genome shotgun sequence, the window tcaaaacaaattaggagcgcaaaatgacgtatGTTTGTGTAtaactttcttggcaacggagtgtttttcaatctagtgttcatcaAAAAAGTGTTCTTTGTCtggatctctccctatctcgatggtcccttcgatatcgagatgtggagaggcgactgtattaagATATTCCATGAACTACAAGCAACAAGTGCACAAAAACATTAATCGACGTAACCATGAGCTGCTATCACACTTTGAAGGAACGTGCACACTTTTGTGATGGTCCAACTTGGGGTGAAATcgatattattgttttttttttcacagtcTTAATATTTAGAGTGTTTGATTGTGTTAGAATGTATAGTTATCAATAAGGCAGACATGAAGAAATATATGGTATTTTAGAATCGGAAAATAAGGACGCAacgattttttcctgaaattattaattattttatttgacatttgttccaatgagGATAttctcattggtactataccagggaggaagctgcagaatcattttcaaaattttattttgaattctctgcagagcttttttcctggtattacaacagatagtccatattggtacagcatacaacatggctggcctgaaaatttgttttaatatcaaaagcttgttcttaatacaaagttttgattttctattaatgattatttaattaaattaatattgaatgccctcaatgtgatttttgaaagttaaaatcatatctagcatgagccctagatacttaacttcatctgaccaatttattggaacccctctcatcgtgacaacatgtctacttaaaggtttcaaataaagaacttttggtttatatgggaatattattagttgagttttggaagcattaggagaaatcttccatttatgcaagtatgaagaaaaaatatccaaacttttttgcaatcgactacagatgacacgcaggcttcgtcttttggcgaagaggcctgtgtcatccgcaaacaaagatttctgaCATCCCTTAGGTAACTttggtaagtcagatgtgaaaatattgaataatattggtcccaaaatgctgccttgaggaacaccagctctttcagatctagagttctgataattaaccagaagtgtacgatttgacagataactttgaattattctatcaggtatcaggtatcagaaggccggctccaaagacACGTTCCCCATCAGtagggagatttgtgccatcgccatatttgagcctatttcatcatctacccgatgggagaggaaagggaagggaaagttgggaggaaataggagtggggtcccttgaagagggaagatcgtaTAAGCGAAATGAcggcatgtagctccataccacaatgggttcgaacagcgccctaaaaagggcactgcaaaacgcatgagcgtaaagagagcctatagctcattaccacagtgggttaagaataacagaatgtcctgaagattcaggcttctgaattcagtttcacttaataaatgtttaccaagtaattcgaaaaaactggacagttacatatcaggtgatacgaagttccataatcggagtcacaactatcacacacaaatgagtcagcacgctgaatatttgccatgtgatagttgagtcggcagtggcctgtcaacgctctgaccaagagactgcaattctgctttgacagatttgttaaatacttcgccacccttggagatggctcagtaatgtacaattttgtttgacgtcatggctccaaactattccagtaTTGCTTGtactgagttgccgcccaagagtttatctgaagcttcacccagcacttcgaaattggaatagccgcctcagggccaatgaagtcatgcgatgctccatcgcgagctagctcttcagccaattcatttccagcgatggaagaatgcctggtacccatacaaggttaacagagttgactgaattcagttcctcaattcaAGTTCGACATGCgttaacaagcttcgaccttgagttggccgaagcgagagcttttatagcagcctgactatctgaacaaaagtatatgactttaaccattacgcgctgttgaagtgctgattgcactccacacataagagcaaatatttccgcctgaaaaacggtgcagtttctaccaagtgagtaaaactgattcagccttagctcacgagaatatactcctgcaccagctctaccttcaagaagggagccatcagtgtaacatgctatattgtttgatatacttctttccaaatagccagacgtccactcttcccgtgaagggaattgtgtggtaaatgtcctgtaaggaaagttacaagcaattgtgagatcacttggagcaaggacaattttggcccaattcaccaaaagtggaaacaacgaagtgtgtgtagatctacgattcactggatttttctccagtagatacAGTAcacataaacggtaagagcaagaaagtgcttcttgtttaagatatatgtgtagtggcgcaacgtcgaaaatggcctcaagcgctgctgtgAAGAACGCaccggacatcgccatcaagcacatcctttggagatggcccaattttgattggattgttctcacttcgcccttttgccaccacacgagacatccatatgccaatattggtcgaacaactgatgtgtaaatccatttgatatatttgggtttgagatccaagttttaccaaaggttcgccggcattgaccgaaggccatgcaagcttttttgactctgaaatcaatgtgaggtgtccatgaaagtttggaatctagaatgactccgacatactttacttgatcagtcacattaatctcagtaccaaaaagacgtaaagttcgaattccatcgcggtttcgtctttccgtaaaaagaacaatagatgttttattcgggttaaccgaaaggccatattggcgacaccaactctcgactacctgaagagcactttgcatcaggtcgaatagggtgcttatgcacataccaactatcagagctagatagtcgtcggcaaatccataaacTGGacaaccgcaattattgagttgcctcaatagcgtatctgttACGAGAATCCACAAAAGTGGTGCAAAACttccccttgggggcatccgcaaacactcaattttcgaatcgctgcttgacgcaatgtcgagaagagatgtcggttttgagcatttgatgaatccaattggtaatcattgtaggtagcccatggtttcttgcggcttccaatatggcatcgaaagacacgttatcaaaggcaccctcaatatccaagaaaacacccaagcaggattgcttctgagcgaatgctttctcgatatcgtatgcaactttgtgtaaaagagtcacagtggactttccagattggtaagcatgttgattcacatgaagaggcatgtttgccaaataaacatcacggatgtgatgatcgataatgcgttccagacatttcagcaGAAAAGaagtcagactgattggtctaaaactcttcgcttcctcatacgacacacgtcctccttttgggataaactgtACTGTAATATCACaccaaatcccttttggagcagaacaggataaatcccatccgctcctggagatttgaaaggagcaaaactattaggtgcccattgaatcgattcagtagttacgatactgcgagccgaggccagagactcgtaactacatgaaaagacatttggttcatccgtagatgctatgtccacacatccgcgGAACTGTGTATTGAATACACATTCTAAaccttcttcatcggaagaagtaaagtcaccattaggtaagcgaatttcgttcacttggaaatccttagattttgcaaggattttgttcagccgactgatttcactcaaactggaaacatttgtacaaaggtttttccagccggatcgttcagcagaacgaagagccttcttgtaagccttgcgagccgacttgaacgactctgatccagctgaacggcgtctgttccaactccttctgagtctagtcagatcggaattccaccatggggtccctcttgtagtctttgcagaccgcagaggacatgcttcttcaaaatcttccataatgtaggacggcaatcatccagatcacttggattttcaatggacggagaatatccatgaaatttggtcgcaaccaattcaatatagagttcccagtttgttgaccggggattcctaaaacgcaaagtctgcgcagttacatttgagtgttcaaagaagatgtagcgatgatcagataatgattcctcatctgatacatgccagttcgtcaactcgtgactgattctattcgagcagagcgttatgtctaacacttcttctctattagaaaccatgaaggttgggcgatttcCTATGTtgagtaatccaaggtctgtactacttaagtattccatcagactggagcctctcaaattgatatctgagctgcccctgatgatgtgatgagcattggcatcactgcaatcagcggaaggccttttgttacgcagtgtacgacaactcgtttgaagtcatccgttggggatggttcatcatgtggtaaatataccgaacaatagacgtatttcctgttgaggtcaccaacagaaacatcaattgtgacagcacatacatctctggtcgtcaactgagaaatgagtgtagcaacgattgctttatttacgagcacgcatgcgcggggcatggagcgcgagtttgccatttcaagtttgctgaaagtagcaaaaactgggtccataaggttacctagatagaagttccctctacggaagtagggttcttgaactagcgccacttgggctgcaccattttgcatgagtctgcaaggattgatcgttgctgttcttttatgctgaagattgatctgagctaacctaaccgtagccactatccaaactaggcaggattaagctttttgcaatatcagtacgaaaaagaccagcagtgaaaaaaacagatcggtatctattgaaagtcgccaaaggcgaaaaagcacagaatacactgtgtaaaacgcataatgcgaaaccatataggtgaaaatttaaattaaatagcaacatattcataatcccacccttattaagcctcaggatagagactgaagaagggcagccgattatctcggagaaacacaaggtcacctgcaccattgctccgggttgcacaggaaggactcaatactgtggagggcgccctggtaccccacaggctccgtttgcggttaggttttatttagacccccctaaccattcattcataggcacggtacgcagcacaccataaattaggggtcacctgtgaggtggacttttaccaccggaacaggtagtccgtagtgttaattcttagccagttgaaacaaccgctaccgacactacgcggctatctaggctgctcgggaaaaggaggttaatattgatgattaactcctgacgtgccaaGCAGCCGATAAAGGAGAggattcttccatttttgcaagtatgaagaaaaaatatccaaacttttttgcaattgactacagatgacaagcaggcttcgtcctttggcggaaaggcctgtgtcatccgcaaacaaagatttctgacatccctgaggtaactttggtaagtcagatgtgaaaatattgtataatattggtcccaaaatgctgccttgaggaacacaagCTCTTTCAGAtctagagttctgataattaaccagaagtgtacgatttgacagataattcTAACAATGTTTGTTGGAATTATAATTCCACAGTAATATATGGAACTGGTCAGCAATGCAATTTATGACATgataatgattttttgtcaatcaAGCTCAAAAATATTTGGCCGAATATTGCACaagaaaataaactgtttgGCTATGGACACCAGCTTTCAAAAGTTGTTTAAACCTTCGCAATTTTTCAGATTTATTTGCTTGAGATAATTTAATCGATAAATTATCCGCTAtgcttaagaggaaaataaccgcCATCGTTTTGCGGGCTACTTCGTTAAGCAGCAGACATCGCTAAGCAGGCTCTTTGCTCAAAATCGAtgcaattttcgtaaaaatctaTCGCGACTttgcacttgctatctggaaTACCGTAAAATGATTATCgcacattttttaatttgaacgaaaGAATTTTGGTTTATAGGTTTTGATTATTGAATGATGGATCATTGAACCTTAAATTTATGGCTAATCTCAGCATAGTTTggcttttcttacaaaaaaggTAAAATACCAGGGGTGTAATTTTGGAATTTATTGGACTCATGGGGGCGATAGTCCTAGAAAGATTGAATATggaacaagtaggcgtagaaagGCAATAGTGAACAGTTCAATATATACGAAAAATTCCGttattatttataatttcaaaGGTATGAACATTGACTTTCAATTTCGAAAACGATTTATTTTCAGATACCCATAGTGCAGTCACacaaaatccaccaaaatgtCCTCTGGAAGTCCGAAGAAAGATGTCAACCTGGACATGCAACTGCTTAGCAAGTCCTCACCGACCAGAAACGGCGACATGATAGTTGACGATAATTATGATCCACATCTCCACCGGAATCGGCCCCATCCAACGACGTAACTATTAGCATTCGTTTAATCTAAGTAGTGGAACTTATTTTTCCATCTCGAACAGAAACTTCGAGACGTTGGTACATCTGCTGAAGGGATCGCTGGGGACGGGCATTCTGGCCATGCCGCAGGCCTTCTACAACGCCGGCTACATTTCCGGTTTCGTGAACACCATCCTGATTGGCATCTTGTGTACCTACTGTCTGCACGTGCTGGTCCAGGCTCAGTACATTCTGTGCAAGCGGCATCGAGTTCCTATTCTGACCTATCCGATTTCGATGAAGATGGCCCTCGAAGAGGGACCGGCTTGTTTGCGGCGGTTTTCACCCTATGCCGTGTCAGTATTATGGTAAGGTATTGATGAATGTTCCATTTTTATTAACGAGGTTTTTCCTTGCAGGGTTATCGTGGACGGGTTCATGATTGTCTACCAGTTGGGGATATGTTGTGTGTACATAGTATTCGTCGCTACGAACATCAAACAGGTAATTGAGACATGATGGTATAtcgatatgtttttgatattttcagtTGTGTTCAATCTCTATGATATGAATCGGTCCAGAGATACTCTTTTAATCAAGGATATTCTGAAACAATTTAAGTCGAACTAATCATAACTAATTGTACGATGTTGAAAACAAGGTTGTATCCTAATTTTTCATATGTTTTTGGGGttcaagaaatgtttcaaatatgaTTTTCAACATCAGACGATCAGGCAACAATCAGCCATTGCGATCTTATCAAGACCTCAAATACTTATTATAGAATGTTAAAATTAAATACAAACACCATCCCACTCCTTTCTCAGCTTGTCGACGTTTATCTCAACTTGGACGTGAAAATCCATTGCATGATTCTACTGGTCCCACTGATTGGCATCAACATGATCCGGAACCTTAAGATCCTGGCTCCATTCTCGACCCTGGCTAATGTTATTACGTTTGTTGGTAAGTAACGAACTTCATTTTCCAATTCGATCtgttttccattattttccCCGTTCAAAGGTCTTGGTATGATTTTGTACTATGTTCTGGATGACCTGCCTTCGCTGTCCGAACGTGAAATGGTTACCGACATTGGACGTTTTCCATTGTTCTTTGGAACAACGTTGTTTGCACTAGAAGCCGTTGGAGTGGTACGTATCTAGTGCAGTCATCACTCAGAACCAGTTGATACTAAAAAAATTATCCCATTTTTTCCCAGATTATAGCCCTCGAGAACAACATGGCAACGCCAAAGTCCTTCGGTGGAACCTTTGGAGTGCTGAACGTGGGAATGTTTGTCATTGTGGCTTTGTACGCTGGAATGGGCTTCCTAGGATATTGGAAGTACGGTGCAGAAGCGTTGGGAAGCTTGACGCTGAATCTACCGGAAATGGATATGTAAGGAAGCCTTCAGACAACAAGTTTGTTTTCGTTTGATAATCGTATGTTTGCACTTCTCAGTTTGTCACGAACCATTCGAATTCTGTTCGCTGTGGCCATTTTCATCTCGTATGGATTGCAATGCTACGTTCCCGTTGATATTATTTGGAACGTCTATCTCGTACAAAAGTACAAGGATTCCAACAACAAATTTGTTTATGAGATGCTGGTGCGCATTGTGGTTGTCATCGTGACATGTAAGTTTTAGGCTTTCCCtgcaaattttataaaacttcttcaatataattctgaatatcctttttcaGTCTTGCTGGCGGTGGCAATTCCACGATTGGGACTATTCATCTCACTCTTCGGAGCGCTCTGTCTGTCGGCACTGGGAATCGCCTTCCCGGCCATCATGGAAATTTGCGTACTTTGGCCCGACAAGCTGGGACCGGGAAAACTCGTTCTCTGGAAGGACATCATTCTAATTTTGTTTGGCATCATTGGACTCGTTGCCGGAACCTATACCAGCGTCCGGGACATTATCTACAGTTTTCAATAGACGCCAGTATTTTACCTAGATTCAACTGAAGCAATCTTCTGTTAGAACTACCATAGTACATCTCTCGTAACCGCAGATCTTACCAAAACCAAAACTTTAATAGATAGGCAAACGGCTGTTACACTAGACGAGCAGTTCACGCGAATAACCAAAACCCCGCATAGACTGTAGAACTTTTGCTACCAAAGTAGTGAGATTGAGAATTTATAAGCAGATGCCTAGCTACTGGTATACTGGTAGTGAAAATGGGAGCTACTACTAGTAGATACAACGTCCAAAAGACGAACAATCAAATGCTTAAGAAACGAGGAAAGTATTGTTGAATACGAAATAAAATGGCCTTGACAGCACCGGTAGTAAGCTGCGCGCGCGGTAGTTGCAAGTATAGCCTAACGAATTGGAACCGCTGGCCCACATATCAATTGAAgtcaacttttgaaaatttagatTCCACTTTCGAGCAGCAGGCACAATTCGGACAAATTGTCTTCGCACATTCTGTCACTGCATGTACGGGCGATATTTTTTATTCTTGAATACAGCACACTTGTTTTTAGATTATATTAAGCTTTTAATTCCGAGGCTCTCATTTAGAAGGAGGAACTTTCTCCAGATAGTTTTAATAAGCGAGCCCGAGTAATTGTTTTTATCTGTTGTTCAATGACCAAGTAGCAAATAATTTCTTACAGGCCAAACGATTCGCTCAAAGCGTATATTTTATTATCATTCAAGTGAATAAATTTAATATGTACACACAAGACAAACAGTCGAATATTTGGAAGCCATATGAAAGAAATCACAATACACACACGACCAGCTCGCAGATACACCGGTCGAAATTAATCGACGCCAGACTTCGAGAACGGTCTCAAAACAGTGACTCTTACTGCCGCTAATTCACCCATTTGTTGTTGTATAGTTGAGGTTTTGCGCGAACGCATTTTTGATACtgaggtaccgtaatttcgggtg includes:
- the LOC5570472 gene encoding proton-coupled amino acid transporter-like protein CG1139, with the translated sequence MSSGSPKKDVNLDMQLLSKSSPTRNGDMIVDDNYDPHLHRNRPHPTTNFETLVHLLKGSLGTGILAMPQAFYNAGYISGFVNTILIGILCTYCLHVLVQAQYILCKRHRVPILTYPISMKMALEEGPACLRRFSPYAVVIVDGFMIVYQLGICCVYIVFVATNIKQLVDVYLNLDVKIHCMILLVPLIGINMIRNLKILAPFSTLANVITFVGLGMILYYVLDDLPSLSEREMVTDIGRFPLFFGTTLFALEAVGVIIALENNMATPKSFGGTFGVLNVGMFVIVALYAGMGFLGYWKYGAEALGSLTLNLPEMDILSRTIRILFAVAIFISYGLQCYVPVDIIWNVYLVQKYKDSNNKFVYEMLVRIVVVIVTFLLAVAIPRLGLFISLFGALCLSALGIAFPAIMEICVLWPDKLGPGKLVLWKDIILILFGIIGLVAGTYTSVRDIIYSFQ